The sequence below is a genomic window from Bos javanicus breed banteng chromosome 5, ARS-OSU_banteng_1.0, whole genome shotgun sequence.
CATCtggcctttttcactctccagtaaGCAGGTCTTTTTACTTGACCAGGGGCCGAGTCATAGCCTGTAATTCAGGCATCTAGTGTCTCATCATTGTAGTCTGCCCCTGTGTTTACGTTTAAGTGATTAATTACAATTGGGACATAACTATTTGTCTAGCTGTTTCCCTAGGGATGTGAAATTTATACCTTAAACCAGCTTCATTTTGATGGTgaattttgtgagaatttttgGCCTTATCAATCTTTTTATGTAAGTTTAAAACAATTACTTTAGTCAATGCATCTGCCAAAGCATTTCCTTCATGTAAAGGGCCGGGCAAGTTGGAATGGGCTCTAATATGTcccacaatatattttttatctctgtgtttaaTCTCTTTTTGTAAATCAGATAACAAGAAGATAGTAGTTATATTTTTTGGAATATTAGCAGTTTCAATATGAGGAAATAACCCTACAATATATCTGGAGTCAGTCAAAAGATTAAAGGTGTGGTCTCCTAAATGTTGAAAAGCCTAAATAACTGCTCATAACTCAGTTTTGACATTTTATtcccttgaattaaaagatcttttaaaggccttggagctgtaatttcctgcacccaaaaaGCTAGATTACTAGATCTAAATGCTTTGTGGCTCTTAGCTTGAaaagtcaagtttttttttttttttgtctgataataaggtaaaagcaaaagctgtgttactctttgacctttattaatttgtacaGTTTTGGTAGGCGGTGagatcaaaactttaatttttccaatataatcagaatctactacaccatgcaccaccgaaatttctttttttctttctttcttttttttttttttttgaaaagaaagcgagctacGCTCCAGGACAAATCTTACAATGTCCAAAGGTatggggccagccactcccgttgGAATTGGAGTAAGCGGCACATCAGGGGTTAATAGTGTTGCTAAATCCCCTTGCCAGTCCGCTTTTCTCCTAGCCTGGGTGCGACTCCCCCCCCGCCAGCCAGGGGGTTTTCTCTAAGGAGCACGCTCTGCATATTGTGTActaaaagctcctttgtttaaaaaactttttatcttcctcaggcttaggtaacactttgagaggctttgggggcaaagtggggaactcctgggtcctgggaggcaCAAACGGAGGTGGTGGCAATCACCTTAAATCAGgaagtggtggataagttttttttaaaggtttgcgcagagagggagggagctcGCCAGGGCGCTCGGCCGtagcgtcctgtaagccctctccttcctccggaggtaaagcactttctccctcctttttttttttttttccccaatagcaGAAATTATGATCTGTGTAGAAAGTGGAGACTCACCaccatccaccgctatagcctctcccataggctaTTTCACAGCCTTATGACAGAGATCCAggacatttctaatcatatttcacagagccaatagacatttttctattcttagatgcagagaaacccattaaaaaattttttttttgagaatatttttatttattttttaccttctttACCCTACCTAAACTGCAGAGGGGACTAGAAAAGAAGCCTCAAGGTGAGGATCAAATTTATCTCGGGACTAGAGAAAACCCTTCTTCAGGAAACTCCTAGCGGAGGCCCTTTACCCCCACACGGAGGAGGAGGCATAGGGGGATGGGAGCATCCCCTATTTCTCCTCTCCAGTTCCGGAGATCCTTTAACTGTTTGGTGACTAAATCTTGCAGACTGTCTGATTGGGGATGTTTCCCTCAAGCTCCTAGGAGCGGACAGTCTGATTAGGgatgtttttcttaaacttttaggAGCATATTTAGCTAAAAAAGACCAATCATCATCAGAATGGTATTGAGCTGCTGTTTTCTCTAAATCTTTTTCATCTTGAGGGGAGAGTTGATCTTTCTTTTTACCCCAATCTTCTACATGCTCATTGGCAGTCATAGCGGTTAGCCATTTGTTTAGCTGCCAATAGCtaaacatttttactttcttttataaCAGGTACCTTTTcagatttgcttttttgtttaacAGGTACTTTTCCAACTTTACTTTCCTCTTTAACAGGTACCTTTTCAAATTCATGAACTGGATCTAAAGCATCTCTAGTCATGTTCCATAGAGGAAAGGTGTAAGTAGGGATTTTGTCCAAGCCATGATGAGCACAATAAGCTCTTAGCTGTTTACCTACTTTTCCCCAGATATCTAAGTTAACAGTGCCCTGTTGTAGAAACCAAGGGCAGTGGTCTTgtacaaatgttaaaaatgattgaatggtagattttttaactttgatttctcttttacataataactgtaaaattacacctataaagagctgtctttcatttgattcagtgTTACCCatatcagaaaattaagtatagtaaaagattttgcttttagCTATCAAAAGATTAGGCCTTTTTTGACAGCCTTTTTAGAAACCGTTTTTTCTCTCTAagtctaactctttaacactttcaacacttcccactcctctcgccctgtctatcctacaggggggtctgcggcacccttgagtggggtcctagccgtccccaaaactggaagaacaatagggctgATGACCCAGATTGTTCCGGGGGAGGAACAGTAGGCTGATGACCCAAACTgttccaagggaggagcagtagggctgatgacccaaactgctccgtgggggaacaagagggctgATGACCCTAATTGCTTTAGGGAGCTTACCTTCGAAAACACCTGTCTCgggcgccacctgctggggaccagccccagctgatccagggtattcgaaggagagacggcctaggcaactatttatatgctaattagagatataaagaataatagaatgaggatagctcagtaggaaaattcagtggagaaaagaggctgagtagcttggtttacgtgggagaccaataaaacttcaagacaagaagtttgcaccacttatgtaggcctcaggcgccctctcgaatagcggaaggtgcctcatcctagacaccttctcgagtgggtcttagaagcccaggcataattagtaagcatggtgggttccgcgctccagatggaggcttcagccagaatgtgaaaagaatgacatggggagaccaagcgctggtgagcaaggcccgtagctttattttcaacaggggtttatataccctaagttacacatagaggataataggggatgcaaagtcagcagtctttgatacttatcaaaaaccagggtttctttcctgcaaatttatcgtatacaaatggtttaggtgatttacatcatcttctggccagaaggcctactaacattttatgactcttgacaaggacttatcaacaaagacttattttctctaagagtaattattttaaggtttggcaccatcttctgaagataaaattgcattcctatagggcggatgtgtaatgggtttacaacaaaggaaagaatttattaccttaagggtctaaagttactaacaccaaggccactacttattttttctacataccaactatattaattaatacacattcaagggtacaattcaggggatgtgaaaacttggcaacaagcattggctcatcaatgaaatcctttactagtttattctgacagtttctaactctctgagaggctctaagctatttgaatatcttaagcttcccgtgcctctcgaggctgggagactgtaaacaatcgtatgcatagctgtaggagtcagggtaaacttgtcaggcaagttagagagccatctgaggggtttggatttaaacactcctaattgcccaggaactttattaattggagctgtaagttaactctttgacagagagagcgagatggtgttaggggacagcccccagtaaagtcagaggtgagagcacaaagcaataaagtaggcagactctggttttttgggggaagatgctcgagaatatccgggcgggctcctgaggctcgatcccacctttgcgtatgctgagcctccttcctcatgacctttgtcacgagtggaatgcctcaccggctcccggcaccagATGCCACTTCTACAGCAGGAACTTGCTTCTTCAGCTGCAGAATTCTTTGCTGTTGTCAGAGAGAGGGGCTGCTCTCTGCCTTTTGTGGGCACTGGAGCCTCGGTCAAAGTTAGGCAATGGTGCCTCCAATTGGTGGAAACGGGTCATGTGCCTGGGTGGGGGTTTAAGAACTATTCTCAGCTCTCAGAAGGAGGTAGTTTTTCTCCCCGCCAGACTTCTAAAGTGAAGGATTCTTCTAACAATGAAGGAGGGTCCAATGCTGGGTGGCTACAGTGACTGTTAAGTGTCCACTTTCCAATTCCCATCCAGCGTGGCCTCAGGGCTTCATATGGTCTGAGGTGCATATGATGGATGTCCGGGATCAAGCTGATGGCACAGGTTGGGAGAAGAACAGGGGACACTGGGGAGATGCTCTTGACAGTTGGACATGTTATCACCAGTTAAGGATGATGTCAGAAATCAAGGATGGGGAAAGGCAGGGAGGAACATTCATGTGGGCTATTTCGAGGGGATAACAGTTCCCTCTCTTCTAAAAGGCATCCAGGGCATAAGATTGCAGTGTGTTTCTGGGAGAAAGGAGATGAAGGGCAAGGTAAACTCCATGGCCTCTAGGTGCGTCACTTAGTTGGATGTCACGTTCATAGACGTGTGCCTTCATGACTGACATGGATCTCTGATGACTGGTGTAGCCATGACAATCACCTTGTTTAGGGATCCAGAACAGCCTAGAAGATGTTCAGTATTCTTCCCCATAGGCAGCATTCCTTCCCATTCTGCCTTGCCCTAATAACTCATTCTTTGAGAGTGAGTCTGGGGTGTGGGAGAGAAGGTAAGTTCGCGATTTCTCTCTGTTTTAATGTCAACCCTTTCTGCCAGGAAGCCTAATCCCTTTGAGATGCTGCATggggcttttcaggtggtgcagtggtgaagaacccatctgccgtttaaggagacacaagagacacgaattcgatccttgggttgggaagatctcctggaggaggaaatggcaacccactatagtattcttgactggaaaatttcatggacaaatgagcctggcgggctacagtccatggggttgcaaagagtcggacatgactgagtgactgagtgtgatcgcacacacccccccacacacacccacacacacccacacacacccacacacacccacacacacatggtTTCTGGTCAGCTGGGTTTTAAACTAGCAtctgggggctgggaggagcatcagtgagtgagtgagcagACAACCCCTGAGTCTTTTCAGGGTGAGGGGACCTGCCTCTTcaccacatgccacagggctcTTGTCACCTCCTTGTTCCGAAGGGTGTAGATGAtggggttcagcatgggtgtgaTGACCGTGTAGAACAGGCTGAGGATGCGGTTCAtggtgacagaggagcctgcccggGGCCGGATGTAGGTGATGCTGGCCGTTCCAAAGAAGAGGAAGACCACGAGCAGGTGGGAAGAACAAGTGGAAAAGACCTTTCGGCGGCTCAGGGTGGAGGCCATTGCCAGGATGGCACTCAGGATGTGGGCATAAGAGGTGACAATCAGAGAGAAGGGGACCATGATGAAGACCACAGTGGCCATCATCACAGAGACCTCGCTCCTGTGCTTCCCAGCACTTGCCAATCTCAGTACTGGCAGAATGTCACAGAGGAAGTGAGGGATGACTGGGTGGCTGGGGAAAGGCAGGGTGAAGATGAGGGAGGAATGGGTGGTGGCTGTGATGATGCCCATGAGCCAGGAGATGCCCACCATGGCCATGCAGGCCCACCAGCTCATGAGGGTGGAGTAGTGCAGGGGCTGGCAGATGGCAgcgtagcggtcataggccatggctGTGAGCAGGCAGCACTCTGAAATGCCCAGGACAATGAAGACATACATCTGGGCTGCACAGCCCAAGAAGGAGATGGCACGGGGGTGCGGGAAGGCCAGGTCAGCCAGTGTCCTGGGCACAATGTCGGTGGTGTAGAGTAGCTCCACCAGGGAGAGGTGGCGcagaaagaagtacatgggagTGTGTAGGGTGCGGCTGGCCTGTGTGAGGAGGATGATCAGAGAGTTACCCAGCAAGGTCACCAGGTAGACCAGCAACACCCCCCAGAACAGGGGGCCTTGCAGGGCCC
It includes:
- the LOC133248845 gene encoding olfactory receptor 10P1-like, which encodes MAKENQTLPEFLLLGFSDLRALQGPLFWGVLLVYLVTLLGNSLIILLTQASRTLHTPMYFFLRHLSLVELLYTTDIVPRTLADLAFPHPRAISFLGCAAQMYVFIVLGISECCLLTAMAYDRYAAICQPLHYSTLMSWWACMAMVGISWLMGIITATTHSSLIFTLPFPSHPVIPHFLCDILPVLRLASAGKHRSEVSVMMATVVFIMVPFSLIVTSYAHILSAILAMASTLSRRKVFSTCSSHLLVVFLFFGTASITYIRPRAGSSVTMNRILSLFYTVITPMLNPIIYTLRNKEVTRALWHVVKRQVPSP